In Pleurocapsa sp. PCC 7319, the following are encoded in one genomic region:
- a CDS encoding helix-turn-helix transcriptional regulator: MRPPKNTIYRVKNTDNKITQLRKKAHLTQEALAHQIGMAVSTVRRWEQGQCEPTMQVWQMKAFCEAVHVKFEHLPPLLARL, translated from the coding sequence ATGCGTCCTCCTAAAAACACCATCTATCGAGTCAAAAATACTGATAATAAGATTACTCAGCTCCGAAAAAAAGCTCATTTAACTCAGGAAGCACTAGCCCATCAAATTGGAATGGCTGTGTCCACCGTTAGACGTTGGGAACAAGGACAATGTGAGCCCACCATGCAAGTCTGGCAAATGAAAGCTTTCTGTGAAGCGGTTCATGTCAAATTTGAGCACTTGCCTCCATTATTGGCAAGGCTTTAA
- the nblA gene encoding phycobilisome degradation protein NblA: MLPKLPDFSLSLEQQFDLHMYQQLVKDLPRDELESLFIEIIRLKMAQENLAKGVIKDCLMKEAA, encoded by the coding sequence ATGTTACCGAAACTTCCTGATTTCTCGTTAAGCTTAGAGCAGCAGTTTGATCTGCATATGTATCAGCAGCTAGTTAAGGATCTTCCACGTGATGAATTGGAAAGCTTATTTATTGAAATAATTCGTCTCAAAATGGCTCAAGAAAATTTAGCTAAAGGGGTGATCAAAGACTGCTTGATGAAAGAAGCTGCCTAA
- a CDS encoding IS1182 family transposase, which translates to MALHPQSIKPIPPLTKEIAHQAFPKGNIYMSLRDELGTFYVDEDFVELYSTEGQPALRPEGLALVCVMQYLSGLSDRGAAEALATRIDWKYALGLELNDAGFDFSVLSLFRSRLLSGGQEKLLLDKLLERCQQLELLKDRGKARTDSTHILAAIRNLNRLECVGETLRAALNALAVVVPDWLSDVVEKDWFDRYSKPVEESRLPRGTEARNDYGETIGRDGMRILKVIYDDPNTPLWLREIPAIENLRITWIHQYWIDNGELHWRSHKDLPPAGLRSNSPYDTEARYGNKRHTTWMGYKVHLTETCETDRVHLITNVQTTEAHLTDVDQTDSIHQSLADKDLLPKEHLVDAGYVDGTLLVESKQQHDLELIGPVRDNVSWQSKNPDAYDLSRFKINWKTKQATCPQGVKSTKKWTVRLDKWDNTVIGIKFPRAACRDCQFRHLCTRSKTEPREITLRPKDEHLAIVKRRKQQETKEWSKQYNQRAGVEGTISQAVRGFGLRSARYTGLSKVHLQHILTATAMNAIRLFAWFEGVPLAKTRVSSFAKLAPD; encoded by the coding sequence ATGGCTCTACATCCTCAGTCAATTAAACCGATCCCACCTCTTACCAAAGAAATAGCACACCAAGCCTTCCCCAAAGGAAATATTTACATGAGCTTAAGAGATGAATTGGGGACATTTTATGTAGATGAGGATTTTGTTGAACTTTATTCCACAGAAGGTCAACCAGCTTTACGTCCTGAGGGTTTAGCCTTGGTGTGCGTGATGCAGTATCTGTCGGGATTGTCTGACAGAGGAGCAGCAGAAGCACTAGCTACCCGTATCGATTGGAAATATGCTTTAGGCTTGGAATTGAATGATGCAGGTTTTGATTTTTCGGTTTTGAGTTTATTTCGCTCTCGATTACTGAGTGGAGGCCAAGAAAAGCTTTTATTAGATAAACTCTTAGAACGCTGCCAACAACTAGAACTATTGAAAGATAGAGGAAAAGCTCGAACCGACTCGACTCATATTTTAGCTGCAATTCGTAATCTTAATAGACTTGAATGTGTAGGAGAAACTTTAAGAGCTGCTTTAAATGCTTTAGCAGTAGTTGTCCCAGATTGGTTATCAGATGTCGTAGAAAAGGACTGGTTTGACCGCTATAGTAAACCCGTTGAAGAATCCCGTCTACCCAGAGGTACAGAGGCTCGCAATGATTATGGGGAAACCATTGGAAGGGATGGAATGAGAATTTTAAAGGTTATTTACGACGATCCTAATACACCTTTATGGTTACGAGAAATTCCTGCGATAGAGAATCTGCGAATAACCTGGATACACCAATATTGGATTGACAACGGAGAACTTCATTGGCGCAGCCACAAGGATTTGCCTCCTGCGGGACTAAGAAGTAATTCTCCTTATGATACTGAAGCTCGTTATGGTAACAAGCGACATACCACTTGGATGGGTTACAAGGTGCATCTGACGGAAACTTGTGAAACAGATCGAGTTCATTTAATTACCAATGTCCAAACTACAGAAGCTCATCTAACTGATGTAGACCAAACTGATTCAATTCATCAATCTTTAGCTGACAAAGATTTATTACCCAAAGAGCATCTGGTTGATGCTGGTTATGTGGATGGCACTTTGTTAGTTGAGAGCAAGCAACAACATGATCTCGAACTGATTGGGCCAGTCCGTGACAACGTGAGTTGGCAGTCAAAAAATCCCGATGCTTACGATTTGAGTCGGTTCAAAATCAACTGGAAAACCAAACAAGCTACTTGTCCTCAAGGAGTCAAAAGTACGAAAAAATGGACTGTTCGCTTAGATAAATGGGACAATACAGTTATTGGAATTAAATTTCCCAGAGCTGCTTGTCGCGACTGTCAGTTTCGTCATTTATGTACCCGCTCTAAAACCGAACCGAGAGAAATTACTCTACGTCCAAAAGACGAACATCTAGCTATTGTCAAAAGAAGAAAACAGCAAGAAACCAAAGAATGGTCAAAACAGTACAATCAACGTGCTGGGGTTGAAGGAACAATTTCTCAAGCTGTTCGTGGTTTTGGTTTGCGTTCTGCTCGTTATACGGGTTTAAGCAAGGTTCATCTACAACACATCCTAACGGCAACTGCAATGAATGCGATTCGTCTCTTTGCCTGGTTTGAGGGTGTGCCATTAGCTAAAACTCGCGTATCTTCTTTTGCTAAGCTAGCTCCTGATTAG
- a CDS encoding NAD(P)H-quinone oxidoreductase subunit M, translating into MLVKSTTRHVRIYGAEVKDNQLVPSDNVLTLDVDPDNEFNWSEDTLQKVYRHFDELIEQNNGEDLSEYNLRRIGSDLEHFIRSLLMAGEINYNLGARVRNYSMGLPRMESPDTEGKYR; encoded by the coding sequence ATGCTTGTTAAATCAACTACCCGTCACGTTCGTATCTATGGTGCAGAAGTAAAAGATAATCAGTTAGTACCCAGTGATAACGTTCTAACTTTAGATGTTGATCCAGACAATGAATTCAATTGGAGTGAAGATACTCTGCAAAAAGTTTATCGCCATTTTGATGAATTGATCGAACAGAATAATGGCGAGGATTTAAGTGAATACAATCTACGTCGAATTGGTTCCGATCTTGAACACTTTATACGCTCTTTGTTGATGGCAGGCGAAATTAATTATAATTTGGGTGCCAGAGTTCGTAATTACAGTATGGGACTACCCAGAATGGAAAGCCCTGATACAGAAGGAAAGTACCGTTAA
- a CDS encoding AMP-binding protein, which produces MAKQLSLEQISQCGVDQTIAAAILPQINQSLASLIPVDCWQYLIKGVLKPNYPFPLHELLYHTVFSDWESSKGFPPAWIPSKEQIQATNIAALMKELDIASHSELHAWSVQNCAQFWEVMIERLNICFQAKYTQIVDLSHGVESPQWLVNARLNIAESCFQAPRNNTAIIWQPEGGSLSTLTYGELEALTNRVANSLLNVGFAPGDRLAIAMPMTAESVAIYLGIIKAGCVVVSIADSLAGEEIAIRLQLSQAKAIFTQDYILRAGKHLPLYAKIIDANAPKAIVLANNSSLTVKLRQQDLSWDEFLSPQEQFDAIPVHPDAYTNILFSSGTTGEPKAIPWTHTTPIKCGVDGYLHHDIHPPDVVAWPTNLGWMMGPWLIYASLINHATIALYYGTPTEREFGRFVQDGRVNILGVVPSLVNTWKVTQCMQGLDWSAIRAFSSTGECSTPQDMLFLMSLAGYKPIIEYCGGTEIGGGYLTSTLVHPCSPSTFTTPALGLDLAIVDENGHAADRGEAFIIPPSIGLSTELLNKDHHQVYFADTPSIANSSITLRRHGDRLERLPNSYYRAQGRADDTMNLGGIKVSSAEIERVLSTVKGISETAAIAISPTQGGPSQLIIYAVVAPQWQTDRDTLMVSLQTAIKEHLNPLFKISDLELVESLPRTSSNKVMRRVLRDQYHIKYLSTV; this is translated from the coding sequence ATGGCAAAGCAACTGTCTCTCGAACAGATCTCCCAGTGTGGCGTAGACCAAACAATAGCCGCTGCGATATTGCCGCAGATTAATCAGTCTCTAGCTTCGCTTATTCCTGTTGATTGTTGGCAGTATCTTATTAAAGGAGTACTTAAACCTAATTATCCTTTTCCTTTACACGAACTGCTTTACCACACTGTATTTTCTGACTGGGAATCCAGTAAAGGTTTTCCGCCAGCCTGGATTCCCTCTAAGGAGCAGATTCAAGCTACCAATATTGCTGCTTTAATGAAAGAGCTGGACATAGCTTCCCATTCAGAACTTCATGCCTGGTCAGTACAGAATTGTGCCCAGTTTTGGGAGGTGATGATTGAAAGACTCAATATTTGTTTTCAAGCAAAATATACTCAAATTGTCGATCTTTCCCACGGTGTAGAATCACCCCAATGGTTAGTAAATGCGCGTCTAAATATTGCTGAAAGCTGTTTTCAAGCTCCTCGAAATAATACTGCCATTATTTGGCAACCGGAGGGAGGCTCTTTATCGACTCTAACTTATGGAGAACTGGAGGCTTTAACCAACCGAGTTGCCAATAGTTTACTAAATGTTGGCTTTGCTCCTGGCGATCGCCTTGCTATTGCCATGCCAATGACTGCGGAATCTGTGGCTATTTATTTGGGAATTATTAAAGCTGGTTGTGTGGTGGTATCGATCGCCGATAGTTTGGCCGGTGAGGAAATTGCAATCCGGTTACAACTATCTCAAGCGAAGGCAATCTTTACCCAAGACTACATCTTACGCGCTGGCAAACATTTGCCTCTTTACGCCAAAATCATCGATGCTAATGCACCTAAAGCGATTGTTCTGGCAAATAATTCTTCTCTAACAGTTAAATTGCGTCAGCAAGATTTATCTTGGGATGAGTTTCTCAGTCCGCAAGAGCAGTTTGATGCCATTCCTGTTCATCCCGATGCTTATACTAATATTCTTTTCTCTTCAGGTACGACAGGAGAACCAAAAGCTATTCCTTGGACTCACACTACCCCTATTAAGTGTGGGGTTGACGGATATCTGCATCACGACATTCATCCTCCAGACGTAGTAGCTTGGCCGACTAATCTAGGATGGATGATGGGACCATGGCTCATTTATGCTAGTCTGATCAATCACGCAACTATAGCTCTCTATTATGGAACACCAACAGAAAGAGAATTTGGTCGATTTGTACAAGATGGGCGAGTTAATATATTGGGTGTCGTACCCAGTTTAGTCAACACTTGGAAAGTAACTCAATGTATGCAAGGACTAGATTGGAGCGCGATTAGAGCATTTAGTTCCACAGGGGAGTGTTCTACCCCCCAAGATATGCTCTTTCTGATGTCTTTGGCTGGATATAAACCCATTATCGAATACTGCGGCGGTACAGAAATTGGTGGTGGATATCTTACTAGTACGCTGGTGCACCCCTGCTCTCCCTCGACCTTTACTACTCCTGCCTTGGGGCTGGATTTAGCTATCGTTGACGAAAATGGTCATGCTGCCGATCGAGGAGAAGCCTTTATTATTCCTCCTTCGATTGGACTTTCTACCGAGTTGTTGAATAAAGATCATCATCAGGTCTATTTTGCCGATACTCCCTCTATCGCCAACTCTTCTATTACCCTCCGTCGTCATGGCGATCGCCTAGAACGTCTACCTAACTCTTACTACCGCGCTCAAGGTCGTGCTGATGACACGATGAATCTGGGAGGTATCAAAGTTAGTTCAGCGGAAATTGAACGGGTACTTAGTACCGTAAAAGGAATTAGTGAAACAGCAGCGATCGCCATATCTCCTACTCAAGGAGGTCCCAGCCAACTAATAATCTATGCAGTAGTTGCACCCCAATGGCAAACGGATCGAGATACTCTAATGGTCTCTCTTCAGACAGCCATTAAGGAACATCTGAATCCCTTATTTAAGATTAGCGATCTCGAGCTCGTCGAGTCATTACCCCGCACCTCCTCTAATAAAGTCATGCGAAGAGTGTTACGCGATCAATACCACATCAAATATTTATCTACCGTCTGA
- a CDS encoding molybdenum cofactor biosynthesis protein MoaE, giving the protein MVNLSSSSVSPSTKTHPHDSFAITIAPLSLEEAYSLADDQANGAIVLMSGTVRNQTDGIPVEYLEYQAYQPMAIAIFNSIAAEIRRQWQDVNRIVIHHRVGKLKIGEISVIVAVGCPHRGEAFAACRYAIDTLKHNAPIWKKEWFEDGASTWVSIGACEQDDSNNC; this is encoded by the coding sequence ATGGTCAATCTAAGTTCATCGTCTGTTTCGCCATCTACTAAGACTCATCCCCATGATAGTTTTGCTATTACCATAGCGCCTTTGTCTTTAGAGGAAGCCTATAGTTTAGCGGATGATCAAGCGAACGGGGCAATAGTACTAATGAGTGGTACTGTACGTAATCAAACTGATGGTATTCCCGTGGAATATTTAGAATATCAGGCTTATCAACCCATGGCGATCGCTATTTTTAATTCTATTGCCGCTGAAATACGTCGCCAATGGCAAGATGTAAATCGGATTGTAATTCATCATCGTGTAGGCAAGCTAAAAATTGGGGAAATTAGCGTCATAGTTGCCGTAGGATGTCCTCATCGTGGCGAAGCTTTTGCTGCCTGTCGTTACGCGATCGACACCTTGAAACACAATGCGCCTATTTGGAAAAAAGAATGGTTTGAAGACGGTGCTAGTACTTGGGTTTCGATTGGTGCGTGCGAACAAGATGATAGTAATAATTGCTAA
- a CDS encoding inorganic diphosphatase, translating into MDLSLIPAQPEPGVINVLIEIAGGSKNKYEFDKDMNAFALDRVLFASVKYPYDYGFVPNTLADDGDPLDGMVIMDEPTFPGCVIAARPIGMLEMIDGGDRDEKILCVPAEDPRYNEVKSLKDIAPHRLEEIAEFFRTYKNLEKKVTEIQGWKDVDAVNPLVEQCIKAYK; encoded by the coding sequence ATGGACTTATCCCTTATTCCAGCACAGCCTGAACCTGGTGTAATCAATGTGTTAATCGAAATTGCTGGTGGTAGCAAAAACAAGTATGAATTTGATAAAGATATGAACGCTTTTGCCTTGGATCGCGTTCTATTTGCATCAGTAAAATATCCTTATGACTATGGTTTTGTGCCTAATACCCTAGCTGATGATGGTGATCCTTTGGATGGAATGGTGATTATGGATGAGCCTACTTTTCCTGGATGTGTAATAGCTGCTAGACCAATTGGGATGCTGGAAATGATCGATGGTGGCGATCGCGACGAGAAAATCCTCTGTGTACCTGCTGAAGACCCAAGGTATAACGAAGTGAAATCTCTTAAAGATATCGCTCCACATCGTTTAGAAGAGATAGCAGAATTTTTTAGAACTTATAAAAATCTAGAAAAGAAAGTAACTGAAATTCAAGGATGGAAGGATGTAGATGCCGTTAACCCTTTGGTTGAACAGTGCATTAAAGCCTATAAGTAA
- a CDS encoding tryptophanase → MDSLRAENAYLIKLRESGYGDKSPLEICREMFALADGIIVSAKKDGLVNIGGFIAMNDRALYEQARNELILREGFPTYGGLAGRDLEAIAIGLREVLEEDYLHYRLGQTTYLTERLLESKISIIEPPGAHAVYIDAGSLLPHIPHEQFPGQALAINLYLEGGIRSVELGSLMFAHPDPDTGQTIYPQLELVRLALPRRVYTQSHLDYVVEIVEETAARREQIPGYRLTYAPQLLRHFTARLEPIQPVSNIPLSFELQTPNSKLQIN, encoded by the coding sequence ATCGATTCCCTAAGAGCTGAAAATGCCTACTTGATTAAGTTAAGGGAGTCAGGCTATGGAGATAAAAGTCCCTTAGAAATTTGCCGTGAAATGTTTGCCTTAGCTGATGGCATAATCGTCAGTGCCAAAAAGGATGGTCTGGTGAATATTGGTGGTTTTATTGCTATGAACGATCGCGCTCTGTATGAGCAAGCTCGCAATGAGTTAATTTTGCGGGAGGGATTTCCCACCTATGGTGGATTGGCGGGTCGGGATTTAGAAGCGATCGCCATTGGTTTGCGAGAAGTCCTAGAGGAAGATTATTTACATTATCGCTTAGGACAAACGACTTATTTGACTGAGCGTCTATTGGAATCAAAAATTTCCATTATTGAACCACCCGGAGCCCATGCAGTGTACATTGATGCTGGTTCTTTATTACCCCATATCCCTCACGAACAATTTCCGGGTCAAGCTTTAGCAATCAATTTGTACTTGGAAGGGGGAATCCGTAGCGTGGAACTCGGCTCATTGATGTTTGCCCATCCCGATCCAGATACAGGTCAAACAATTTATCCGCAATTAGAGTTAGTGCGTTTAGCATTGCCACGACGAGTATACACTCAGAGCCACTTAGATTATGTGGTTGAGATCGTTGAAGAAACTGCTGCCCGACGGGAACAAATTCCTGGCTATCGGCTAACCTATGCTCCCCAATTATTACGTCATTTCACTGCCCGGTTAGAACCAATCCAACCAGTAAGTAATATTCCTCTGAGCTTCGAACTCCAAACTCCAAACTCCAAACTCCAAATAAATTAA